A part of Neoarius graeffei isolate fNeoGra1 chromosome 8, fNeoGra1.pri, whole genome shotgun sequence genomic DNA contains:
- the LOC132889941 gene encoding keratin, type I cytoskeletal 9-like has product MTLQCSKPKTFRYQPLTYNHSQQPTPDQHRSHGATTGLEGSHGATTGLEGSHGATTGLEGSHGATTGLEGSHGATTGLEGSHGATTGLEGSHGATTGLEGSHGATTGLEGSHGATTGLEGSHGATTGLEGSHGATTGLEGSHGATTGLEGSHGATTGLEGSHGATTGLEGSHGATTGLEGSHGATTGLEGSHGATTGLEGSHGATTGLEGSHGATTGLEGSHGATTGLEGSHGATTGLEGSHGATTGLEGSHGATTGLEGSHGATTGLEGSHGATTGLEGSHGATTGLEGSQGATTGLEGSQGATTGLDGSQGATTGLDGSQGATTGLDGSQGATTGLDGSQGATTGLDGSQGATTGLDGSQGATTGLDGSQGATTGLDGSQGATTGLDRSQGATTDARSFPKSDH; this is encoded by the exons ATGACACTGCAGTGTTCAAAACCCAAGACGTTCCGCT ACCAACCACTGACCTACAATCATTCCCAACAACCAACCCCTGACCAACATCGCTCCCACGGAGCGACCACTGGCCTAGAGGGCTCCCACGGAGCGACCACTGGCCTAGAGGGCTCCCACGGAGCGACCACTGGCCTAGAGGGCTCCCACGGAGCGACCACTGGCCTAGAGGGCTCCCACGGAGCGACCACTGGCCTAGAGGGCTCCCACGGAGCGACCACTGGCCTAGAGGGCTCCCACGGAGCGACCACTGGCCTAGAGGGCTCCCACGGAGCGACCACTGGCCTAGAGGGCTCCCACGGAGCGACCACTGGCCTAGAGGGCTCCCACGGAGCGACCACTGGCCTAGAGGGCTCCCACGGAGCGACCACTGGCCTAGAGGGCTCCCACGGAGCGACCACTGGCCTAGAGGGCTCCCACGGAGCGACCACTGGCCTAGAGGGCTCCCACGGAGCGACCACTGGCCTAGAGGGCTCCCACGGAGCGACCACTGGCCTAGAGGGCTCCCACGGAGCGACCACTGGCCTAGAGGGCTCCCACGGAGCGACCACTGGCCTAGAGGGCTCCCACGGAGCGACCACTGGCCTAGAGGGCTCCCACGGAGCGACCACTGGCCTAGAGGGCTCCCACGGAGCGACCACTGGCCTAGAGGGCTCCCACGGAGCGACCACTGGCCTAGAGGGCTCCCACGGAGCGACCACTGGCCTAGAGGGCTCCCACGGAGCGACCACTGGCCTAGAGGGCTCCCACGGAGCGACCACTGGCCTAGAGGGCTCCCACGGAGCGACCACTGGCCTAGAGGGCTCCCACGGAGCGACCACTGGCCTAGAGGGCTCCCAAGGAGCGACCACTGGCCTAGAGGGCTCCCAAGGAGCGACCACTGGCCTAGATGGCTCCCAAGGAGCGACCACTGGCCTAGATGGCTCCCAAGGAGCGACCACTGGCCTAGATGGCTCCCAAGGAGCGACCACTGGCCTAGATGGCTCCCAAGGAGCGACCACTGGCCTAGATGGCTCCCAAGGAGCGACCACTGGCCTAGATGGCTCCCAAGGAGCGACCACTGGCCTAGATGGCTCCCAAGGAGCGACCACTGGCCTAGATGGCTCCCAAGGAGCGACCACTGGCCTAGATCGTTCCCAAGGAGCGACCACTGATGCTAGATCGTTTCCAAAGAGCGACCACTGA